In Massilia forsythiae, one DNA window encodes the following:
- a CDS encoding pilus assembly PilX family protein → MMRHPVSRQARRRGVALPVMLVILTLMLVSGIYLMKSIHSTTLATGNLAYDATLTQSVDLGLHTGFEWLSATAAGNKALLSQDDAAHGYVALLDTSQNARDSGFWTGSQTVAAAGGGTIEYVIHRMCLQRLAFDDAKNQCVQTASTSGQLGTTVAMGTSLASDSPAYTASPYVHYVITARLRGAKGASVTNQMIVLIGA, encoded by the coding sequence ATGATGAGGCACCCTGTATCGAGGCAGGCGCGCCGGCGCGGGGTGGCGCTGCCGGTGATGCTGGTGATCCTGACGCTGATGCTGGTGTCCGGCATCTACCTGATGAAGTCGATCCACTCGACCACGCTGGCCACCGGCAACCTGGCCTACGACGCGACCCTGACGCAGTCGGTCGACCTCGGCCTGCATACCGGCTTCGAGTGGCTCAGCGCCACCGCCGCCGGCAACAAGGCGCTGCTCAGCCAGGACGACGCCGCGCACGGCTACGTGGCGCTGCTGGACACCAGCCAGAACGCGCGCGACAGCGGTTTCTGGACCGGCAGCCAGACCGTGGCCGCCGCCGGCGGCGGCACCATCGAATACGTGATCCACCGCATGTGCCTGCAGCGCCTGGCCTTCGACGACGCCAAGAACCAGTGCGTGCAGACCGCGTCCACCAGCGGCCAGCTCGGCACCACCGTGGCGATGGGCACCAGCCTGGCCTCGGATTCGCCGGCGTACACGGCCAGCCCTTACGTGCATTACGTGATCACCGCGCGCCTGCGCGGGGCCAAGGGCGCCAGCGTCACCAACCAGATGATCGTGCTGATCGGGGCTTGA